CGACGATCGGTTTACAAGGTGTCAATTTTACGTACTACTGCTACTTAAATCGAGCAAAACTTAAACTAGCGCTTGGTTTGAAGGCATGCTATTTTGCGTAGCATGACGACGCAATTGCCAGGAAAACTAAACCAGCTCCGCAGGGATCTTCCGGAGGGGCTGCTCGTTGACGCTGCCTGGCTGAGCAAGCACGGCTACGCCACCAGCCTCGTCAGCAAGTATGTCGCGGCCGGCTACCTCGAACGACCGGCCGGCCGCGTGTACCGAAAGCCGCGCGGCGCCCTAAGCTGGGAGCAGGCCGTCATATCCCTTCAGACGCTTCTTTACCGCACGCCGCTGGCCATCGGCGGCCGAACAGCGCTCGCGCTTCAAGGCTACGAGCATTACCTGCCTCGCGCCACGCAGCAAGTTCATCTCTACGGACCTTCCGCGCCGCCCGGTTGGCTCTCGAAGCTTCCCCTCTCCATCCGTTTCGTCTTCCACAACAGCGCTGCGCTCTTCTCGCCGGAAGCGGGCCTGCCGCCCAAAGGCGATCTCGACCGCGCCAACGCCGCGGCCGAGAAGGAAGCGGCCGAAAAGGGCTTCGTCATCCAGTCATGGGGGCAATGGCGCTGGCCGCTGGTGGTTTCATCGCCGGAGCGGGCGCTGCTCGAAGTACTCGACGAGCTTCCCGATCACGAGAGCTTCGAGACCGTGGACAAACTGGTCGAGAGCCTTTCGACCCTAAGCCCCAGGCGCATGCAGACATTGTTACAAGCCTGCCAAAGCGTGAAAGCCAAGCGGCTGCTCTTCTTCTTTGCCGATCGCCATTCGCATGCCTGGAAAAACAAGATAAATAAGGATCACGTCGATCTCGGAAGCGGCAAGCGCATGCTGGTCAAAGGCGGCGTGCTCGACCGTACCTATCAAATCACCGTGCCGAAAGGGCTCGATGCCGTTTAGCGACCAATACCGCAGACAGGTTACCCTGCTGATCCGCGTCGTCCCCCTGGTCGCGCAGGAAGACTGCTTTGCGCTCAAGGGCGGGACCGCGATCAATCTCTTCGTTCGCGACCTGCCCCGCCTGTCGGTCGATATCGACCTCACCTATCTGCCGGTGCAGCCGCGCGACCAATCGCTCAAGGAGATCGAGACCGCGCTCACGCGCATCGCCGGCCGCATCAAGGCACAAATCGGCGGGTGCCAAGTCACAGAGGGATTGACCGAAGGGCGCGTCAACAAGCTATTCGTCCAGCTCGGCGCCGCAACCGTCAAAATCGAGGTGACGCCGGTCCTTCGCGGCTGCGTCTATCCCGCCAAAAAGCAATCCGTGACCGATACCGTCGAGGACGAATTCGGCTTCGCCGAGATCCAGGTTGTCTCGCACGCGGACCTCTATGCTGGAAAGCTGGTCGCCGCGCTGGACCGCCAGCATCCGCGCGACTTTTCGACCTGCGTGATTTGCTCGCCAACGAGGGCATCACCGACGATCTGCGAAAGGCCTTCGTCGTGTACATGCTCAGCCACCACAGGCCGATGGCGGAAGTCCTCGATCCGCCGCGCCGAGCTATGAAGGAGGATTATGAACACGGTTTCGTCGGGATGACAGAAGAGCCCGTCCCGCTTACCGAACTGGAAGCAACGCGTGAGGAGATGATCAAGGCGATCGTGGCCGACATGCCGGACGCGCACCGGAAATTTCTGGTCAGCTTCGAACAAGGCGCGCCGGAGTGGGATCTGCTGGGGCTGCCCGGGGTGCCCGATCTTCCGGCCGTCAAATGGCGCCAGCTCAATCTCGACAAGCTGCCCAAAGAAAAACGCGCGGCGCTGACGGCCGCACTGAAGAAAGCGCTCGGCGTCTAGGCGGCTCGCAGCCGCCCCTGACGCTTTTTAGCTGACGTCGATCGGCGACGTGCGCCATACGTCTTTGCCAAGCGCGATCAGCATGTCCTGCCGTTGTTCGATATCGTTCGCCGACCAGTTCTCAAAGGCTTGCAACTTTTCGTTGATGCGCGTGATCGACGAATTCCTCCCGACCGGGCTCAAGGCCACGATGCTGCGCGTGAGATAATGACCCGACTTCGCGTATTCGGGCTGCTTCTCGAAGAATCCGTTGCTCGCCACGATGTTGATCGGCTTTTCCAGGAGCGTCACGTTCCCAAACTCTACTTTGTAGTCATCGTAGCGCTTACCGGGATTGGCGGCGGTGAAGGACGGGCGGAGATCGGCCTCCGGCGTGTCGGGCAGAATGTGCTCGATCTCGAGCGCGGTGAATTCGCCAAGGCCGCCGGGCCCCCTCATGCCCTTGAAGGCAATTTCAACATGCTGCGCCAGCTTGGCCAGCAAATAGCGTGCGGTACTGCTGCATCGAACCAAGTGTGTATCGTTTGAGCGTATCGCCCAGCTCGGGATCCTTACCGACCATGTTCTTTTGTAGCCGTTCTGCCACGAACTCGTTGAGCTTGGCTTTTTGCGCCTTCGCATCGGCGATTTCCGCGATCTCGCGCAGTTCGTCCGCCTATATCGAGAAATTGCGCTCAAGATCCTTTGTCGGAGTCTTGGTGAAGATGTAATAGAATAGGAAACTTTCAAGCTGCCGCACGAAGTGATCGAACAGCGCTTTGGGAAAGTTCGCGGCTGCCAGCAGCACATAGTGCAAGCTGAATGCCGCGCCGCAAAGCTGCTGAAGCGTGTCCATGGCGGTGCTGACGCGCCGTCATTACCACGGCCTTCGGTGAAGCCAATGTAGCGCTCGACGCTGCGAATGATCTTACGGACGAAGCCGAACGAATCGCTGCGGTAGCCGCACAGCTCGGCATTGTCTTTGTCGATCAGCCAGTGGTAAATCTCGTCTTCGCGCACCACACCGTCCCGGCGCTCGTTCTTCACCTTGTAATTCGCCATGATGAAATAGCGCAGGAAGCGCAGCGGCTTTTCCTTGTTGCGCTCCAATGGCCCCGTGATCTTCTTCCACTCGTCCTTAAGGTGTGTGAAACCACACTGTCTCTCTCGGGAGCCGCGCCGTCGGTGCGACGGCATCCGAAAACAACATGACCTAGCGAGAGGCGGGTGGAAACAAGATCGACGCCCCTCGCAATCGGATGGCCGCTCACAGTTCAAGCCCGCGGTCCCCAAGCACCTGGCGCATCAGCGCGCCCTTAATTTCGCGGGCGATCTCCTCGCGGATCTGGGCTCCGAAGTGCACCTCGGCCTCGCTGTCTCCGGTTAGGTGATGATCTGCGAGCCGTTGCTCAAGGCGGCTCGGAAACTCCTCGTCCATCGCCTCCCTGAGCCGGACCTGCATCTGTGCATGGGCTTCGGGGGCGATCCGGCTCACCACCGTCTCCCAAGGTTGCCAGTGAGTTGCCAGATAGTCGGCGAACCCCGCCTCCTCTTGATTGCGCACCTGCGTCTCGGCTGCGGTGAGATCGTGCTCAGTGACGTAGGAGACTTCATAGAACCGCATGTCCGGCGCGATGAGCTGCAGGTCCAGCCGATCACGTAGCTTGACCTGATAGGCGAGATAGACCTCGATCTCGTCGACGAACCGGAGTGAGTTGACCTTCTGACGGGCGATCGGATCGAGCGCGTTCAGGCGGAACAGGACCCGCGCCTGCTGGATGAGTTCACCGAGCCGATCGTCATAGGCCCCATCCTCGACATCAGCCTTCAGACGTGCGGTCTGCATGCCGTTCCAGGTCAGGGTGATGCGATCCTGGCAGGTCTCGCTCGCCCCGAAAGCCAGCTGAAAAAACTGCTGGCGCAATGGCGGCCTGGTCGCTGCCTGCCGCAGGTCCTCGGCCACCGCCTGTCTGAACTCGGGATTATCATAATTCACAGTCTTCTGCAGCTTGTCGAGGAAGAGCGCGTATGCCGGGGCACCCGCCTCGTCGGCGAAGTTCTGCCAGGCGGCGATCGCCTCCGGCTCGCCCTTCAACCAGTCCGCTACCGCCTCGGCTAGTGGCCGTTCCTGATCCACCGCCGTTCCCCCGCCCATCGAGAAGAAGACCCGCGGGCCAGCATAGTTCGGGGCATTCAGAGCTCCCGCCAAATTCGTCCGCACCTGCTCGGGCAGCGGATTGTCATCCACATAAACCATGCACCCAGAACCTAGCTGGGTTAGTAGGGTCTCCGGCAAGCCGATCAACCGGTTGTCGCGTGCCTCAAGCACCTGGAGCTCGGCCGGGAGGGTCTCGGCCAGGCTCGTCAGCCTGTTGCCGCTGACGTGGAGTCTCTGGAGCTCGGGCGGGAGTGTCTCGGGCAGACTATTCAGGTGGTTATCGCGGGCGAAGAGCAACTGGAGCTCGGCGGGGAGAGCATCGGGCAGGCTGGTCAGCCTGTTGCCATCGGCTTCGAGCTCTTGGAGGTCGGGCGGGAGGGTATCAGGCAGGCTGGTCAGCCGGTTGCCGCCGACGGCAAGCAACTGAAGTCCGCTCGGGAGGGCGTCGGGCAGGCTGGTCAGCAGGTTGCCGCGGACATCGAGGTCCTGGAGCCCGACCGGCAGGGTGTCGGGCAGGCTGGTCAGCCGGTTGCTGCTGACGGCGAGTGTCGAAAGCCCCTCCGGGAGGGTGTCGGGCAGCCCGGTCAGTTGGTTGCTGCCGATGACGAGTGACTGGAGTCCCGTCGGGAGGGCGTCGGGCAGGCGAGTCAATCGGTTGTTGCTGGCGCCGAGCGTCCGAAGTCCAGACGGGAGAGTGTCAGGCAAGTGCACCAGCTCGTTGTCGCTCACGTTGAGCGATTGGAGCCCAGGCGGAAGGGTGTCGGGCAATGTCGTCAGGCCTAAGTATTGCAGCTCCAGCCCTGCATAGACGTCGCCAGTTTCGCCCCAGGCTATTATTCGTCTTACCGCCTCTTGCCGATCCTCGCCTTCCGCCTGCCGCTCATCGCAGGCCCATTTGTCCAAGATCTGGTCGAGCCGCGATTCCCTGAGGACGGAGCCTTCGAAGTCCGCCGCACCGCCTGCAGGGCCAGAGGCCCGTGTGTCATGCAATGCTTCGGTCCACTGCGCGGCGGCCGGGGTGAGCCGGCCGCCTCCTGTTGAGGTGTTGCCATCACCTCGCAGGGGCCGTCGGCCGAGAATTGCTGCCCCGAGATTTTGCTGCCAAGGATTTGCTGGGGTCGTTGCCCACTCCGGCGCCACGTCACTGGCCTCCGCCCACGAATGCTCCTCCTGACCGGCACTATGCGTCGGCCAATCGGCAGCCGCATCCATGCAGTGCCAATAATCCGGCAAACTGAAACTGCCGGCTGGCAACTGGCCACCGCGATCCGCGGCCGTAAAAAGCACATGTTGATGGATCCCTTGTCCAGAGAAGGCTGGCGGATCCGATGGCAACCGCGAGGTGCCCTGTCCGACGCGACCCTCATGCGGCGTTCCCAAAGGATCCGCATCTCTGTTCGACACAACGTCCGCGTCGCCGAGCCTATTTGAACTGGAGGGCGGGCGCACGTGCGGATGCAACTCGTTCAGGTGCTGCGGAAACCCCGCTTCGTCCGCCTGCTGCTCTTCCAGCCCATGATAGTACGCCCGATCGACATCTGGGGCCTCGAAAGGGTTGAGCTTGTTGAACGGATCCATCCCATCTCCTTTGACAGATACGATTAGCTAATGCCGGAGCTGGATAAACACGTTATCGCTACAAGGCTTGGCTTTCGAGAAGCTGACGAGAAATCAGAATGAGCGTAACTGTCCTGCGGGACGCTTAGCGCTTGATTGCCCGCGCTGGAGTTCAACATGCCGATGCCGGACCATGTCGGAACTTCGAGAAACAGATTTCTGAGGCTCTCTCAAGAACGTCCGCGCTTGCCTTTTGAAGCCCGTCGGCGCGGCTACAAGGCATTGATCACGCGCTGAGCGTTTTCTTCTTGTCGCAAATACGGGTAGGCGATAGCTTCAACAGCTTGGCACGGCTTTTCTTGTTAATCGACCATTCAGAAAAATTGCATTCGGTAGCACTGGACGGCTTTAGCGAAAGCGGCATTCCAAATCGTTTCCGAAACTAATATTTTCCTTCTCAATCTAAGCGTGCACTGTAACGAAGTCACCAGTTATAATTCTCGTTGCGGTCTCCCGGTGGCCCCAACTCGGGGCACGCGGATAACAGGCCTTCCGGGAGATTTTTGTTGGGCCGGGACAGGCTTGGTCCTGCGAAGGAACGACTGTAAGGCACCGGAATCGGTACAGTCCCATGTATGAAAAACACCACTTTCTATGGATTTTATAACATAGCTTTGTGTTGAAAAATACCTACGTTCTGGGTATATTTATACATGATGCTTCGAGGACGCCGAACTCTCGCTTCCTATCTAACGGATCTGCTCGCCGGTGGACGGATCTCGTTTACGCGGGACGAAGCGATCGCCGAACTGGAGGTAACTTCGCGGGGCTTCCTGGCCGCCGCCAAACGCCTGCAGAAGAAAGGGCAGCTTCTTAATCCGCGGCACGGCTTTTACGTCGTCGTCCCTCCACAGTACCTGGTGCGCGGTGCTCCACCGCCGCAGTGGTATATCGACGATCTTATGGAACACGAGGGGCACCCATATTATGTCGGATTGCTCAAGGCGGCTGAGATACACGGCGCGTCCCACCAGGCGGTCATGCAATTCCAAATCGTAACCGACAAACGGATGCCCAAAATCCGCGCCGGCCGCTCGATCCTTTCCTTCTTCTATCGAAAAGAAATAGGCGCTCTTTCGGGAGCGATCGTTGACCACAAGACCGATACTGGCCGCTTCAAGCTATCGTCGCCCGAACTCACTGGGCTCGACCTGCTGCGCTATATGCATGTGACCGGAACGATAGACAGCATTGCCACTGTCCTTTCTGATCTCGGGGCTAAAATGAAGGCGCACGAACTCCAGAAATTGGCACCCGCCTTTGAGCGGTCCGTTATCCAGCGCCTCGGATACCTGCTCGACTACGTCAAACACAGCCAGGCAGCTGAGTCACTTCACGCCTACCTGCAAAACGAAAAACTGCTGCCCTGGGTCGAACTCGATCCTTCCAAGCGTAGTAGCAAGACCCGCAAGCCGCCGGAACGTGACACACGCTGGAACGTGCTGGTCCATCGCCGTCCGGAGCTCGATCAATGATTCCAGCCATGAACATCATTGCATGGAGTCAAAAAGCTCCATGGCCCGAAGATCGACAGGTCGAGCAAGACCTCATCATATCCAGGGCACTCGTTGAAATCTTCAAGGATGATTATCTGAAGAAAGAGCTGCGGTTCCGCGGAGGCACCGCTCTAAACAAGCTGCACTTCCCAAGCGCCTATCGGTACTCGGAAGACATAGATCTCACGCGCACGACGGAAGGCCCCGTGGGCCCAATTCTGGACCATCTCCGGGCTGTCCTGGAGCCATGGATGGGGCGGGCGCATTACGACCTCGGAGAGATAGGGCCTCGGCTTACTTTCACTATCAAGCCCGAAGATGAAAACGCCTCTCAGCCGATCCGCGTCAAAGTCGAGATCGCCACACGAGAGCGCATCGCTTATGACGGGCAAAGTCGTTTCCGTTCGAGGTCAAGAATCCCTGGTTCAATGACAAGGCGGACATTGCATCATTCAGCCGGGAGGAAATCCTGGCAACGAAGCTCCGCGCGCTTCTCCAACGTGACAAGGGCCGGGACCTCGTCGACCTTGCCAAAGCTGTTGCGTTGTTCGACGGACTGGGCTCCGCACGCATCGTGGAGCTGTTCGGCAAATATCTAGGTGCTTCCGGCCAAGCTATTTCTCGCGCCGAGGCCGAGGAACGCATGTGGGCGAAGCTGGAAGATCCATCGTTTTTGGCCGACGTGCGTCCGCTACTTACCGCGGACGACGCCGAGGATTTTGATGCCGAAGCCGAGCGCGCCGCGTTCGTTACGGTCTTTACGGAGTTTGTAAAACGTATCCCCGGCCACGCCTGGGCGGAGACGTCCGCCATGGCGAAGAAGTTCGAAATGCCTGAGCTGGCCAGCACCTGACCCTATGACTCGTCCCAGCGTCCCAGTGCACCGACCGCCTTTGCTGCTCCGGCCACATACGAACTTCATTCGTTAGGCTCGAAGGCGTTTCAGCAGTTGTGCGTTAAGCCGCTCTGGATAGGCGCCCTACATGCCAGCAGGTCAGCGCGATCTCGGTTTCTGGCTGACCAACGCGCCGTTCGTAATTGGCGGCCAACTGCAACAAGCGCTTTTTGATGAACGGGTCAGCTTGCTCAGCAAGCTCCCGGACGGTTCGCGCCCTCTCTCTACAAAACTCGTCGTCCATAGTACCCCACCGAAACTGCCTTTCGGATAATACCCGTGAAGAAGTGGGGCTGCATATGACCCAGGTTACACTGCAAGATATTTTCCGCAGTTTTGATCGATGCCGCGCGAGATCGATAGCACTTTTGCCAAGGTCAGCTGCTGTGCGCGCCTCGCACCTGGTCGGGCTCCCGCTTCATGCTGTGCGTCGATTGAATCCACCTTTCCTGCGGCGTCGCCGCGGCCTCTGACGGCGACTGCGGGGAGTAAGTGATTTTTCCGCATCTGTGACCGCTTGCGCAGCGACTTCGCTGCGCGAGGGGGCGATCGTTGATCGAGGTGTCTCTCTTTGATCGGCGACGGCCCTTTCGAGCGCAGAGAGGAATTGCCGGCCGTCTTCCGTAATTTCCCAGCCGAACGCATCGCGAACGACAAACTTCGCCGAAAAGATATTCAGGTCCGGCGCATGTTCGGCCAACCGCTTCATGCGATCGGTCCAGTCACGGCCGCTGTTCATCAGTATCTCCACGGCGCGTCGGACTTCGGCAACAGAAGCTCGCCCGCCAGGCTGGCCGGCCAATACTTTCAGGACGGTCAGCTGGAAGGACACTTGCCGTGTCTCCGATGGCTGTGGGTGTGCAGTTCCCCTGCAATGGATCAATGTCAGGGGCGGATCGTCAACAGCACGACGCCGTTAACCTCAACTATATTGGCTAATCCCGCGGGGCCAGCTCCTGGGATTTGACCTCGCCCTCGCTCAAGCTAATGCACGACTTTTCATCGAGGGCCGGTCCGTCAGCGTAGCAGGACACACCCGCAGCCGGAGCGTCGCGCGCCCATTGTCCATAACGGACAGAACTCCACTGTGGGAGCTCCTCCATACGCTACAGCATCGCTCTTCGATCGTGAGCGCCGGTCGGCGCATCGTGACTTCGGGTGATACATGCACCTCTCGACCTGTCGAGCACGAGCGTACGGTTCGGACCAATCATGGCTACCGACGATTTCACCCCGCGCTCACACCTGCACGAGGAGGGAAAAAATCTGGAACTGCTCCGGCATTGGCGATCGACGGCTTAAATCAAGCCTTCAGGCGGTATTGCGGCATAGCCTTGGTTGGAGACGACAGTCGCACGACAAGCGTCCGGTGCACCGGTGACGAGACATCGCCAGACGGGGGTACGAGAATCCGCCTAGCAGGCAGACGCTTCCGGAGGCGAACTGGATCAGCCAACCCTTAGATCCTCGGCTGACATTTTGCCCTAACGGCCTGCCTTGAGCTCGTAACTTACCCGGGCTCCCTCTTCGAGGGTGGTGTAACCGGCCTTTTCGACGGCGCTGATGTGCACGAAGACATCGGCACTTCCGTCCTCCGGCCGAATAAAGCCATAACCTTTGGTCGAATTGAACCACTTCACAATACCCATTGCCACGGCGGCATCTCCATAAGTGAACCGTTGTGATCTAGCGAAGAGTATCGCAGCCATCAAGGTGGACAAAGAGACGCTGGTTCAGCGGCGCAGGTCACGTCCGCGACCTATTTGTCTTATAGCCCACGCGGACGCTCAGCACGGGCGGGCAGCATGACCTGATGCCGAAGCCAGTTCGCTTCAGGGCTTAGATCCACACGATGCCTGAAACTGCGGCTCATTCATCGCGCGTGACCGCGTTACAGGAGAGTTGTAGAGCGGAGATCATGGCACGCTCATCCGCAGCCGAGCTGGAGCGAATGGTCGGGTCGCCTTTACAGACCCAGGCGGCCGTAAACTCCTTCGCACAGCCCGGAGCAGGATCACCTATTCGCGCCATGCTTGCGAAAGTGCATGCGTCCTTGCCGTTACAGGCTGCTGCAAGCGCACTCGTGGCGTTGCCGCGCGCGGAGATC
This Bradyrhizobium sp. CCBAU 53421 DNA region includes the following protein-coding sequences:
- a CDS encoding type IV toxin-antitoxin system AbiEi family antitoxin domain-containing protein yields the protein MTTQLPGKLNQLRRDLPEGLLVDAAWLSKHGYATSLVSKYVAAGYLERPAGRVYRKPRGALSWEQAVISLQTLLYRTPLAIGGRTALALQGYEHYLPRATQQVHLYGPSAPPGWLSKLPLSIRFVFHNSAALFSPEAGLPPKGDLDRANAAAEKEAAEKGFVIQSWGQWRWPLVVSSPERALLEVLDELPDHESFETVDKLVESLSTLSPRRMQTLLQACQSVKAKRLLFFFADRHSHAWKNKINKDHVDLGSGKRMLVKGGVLDRTYQITVPKGLDAV
- a CDS encoding HNH endonuclease family protein produces the protein MERNKEKPLRFLRYFIMANYKVKNERRDGVVREDEIYHWLIDKDNAELCGYRSDSFGFVRKIIRSVERYIGFTEGRGNDGASAPPWTRFSSFAARHSACTMCCWQPRTFPKRCSITSCGSLKVSYSITSSPRLRQRILSAISRYRRTNCARSRKSPMRRRKKPSSTSSWQNGYKRTWSVRIPSWAIRSNDTHLVRCSSTARYLLAKLAQHVEIAFKGMRGPGGLGEFTALEIEHILPDTPEADLRPSFTAANPGKRYDDYKVEFGNVTLLEKPINIVASNGFFEKQPEYAKSGHYLTRSIVALSPVGRNSSITRINEKLQAFENWSANDIEQRQDMLIALGKDVWRTSPIDVS
- a CDS encoding NEL-type E3 ubiquitin ligase domain-containing protein, whose product is MDPFNKLNPFEAPDVDRAYYHGLEEQQADEAGFPQHLNELHPHVRPPSSSNRLGDADVVSNRDADPLGTPHEGRVGQGTSRLPSDPPAFSGQGIHQHVLFTAADRGGQLPAGSFSLPDYWHCMDAAADWPTHSAGQEEHSWAEASDVAPEWATTPANPWQQNLGAAILGRRPLRGDGNTSTGGGRLTPAAAQWTEALHDTRASGPAGGAADFEGSVLRESRLDQILDKWACDERQAEGEDRQEAVRRIIAWGETGDVYAGLELQYLGLTTLPDTLPPGLQSLNVSDNELVHLPDTLPSGLRTLGASNNRLTRLPDALPTGLQSLVIGSNQLTGLPDTLPEGLSTLAVSSNRLTSLPDTLPVGLQDLDVRGNLLTSLPDALPSGLQLLAVGGNRLTSLPDTLPPDLQELEADGNRLTSLPDALPAELQLLFARDNHLNSLPETLPPELQRLHVSGNRLTSLAETLPAELQVLEARDNRLIGLPETLLTQLGSGCMVYVDDNPLPEQVRTNLAGALNAPNYAGPRVFFSMGGGTAVDQERPLAEAVADWLKGEPEAIAAWQNFADEAGAPAYALFLDKLQKTVNYDNPEFRQAVAEDLRQAATRPPLRQQFFQLAFGASETCQDRITLTWNGMQTARLKADVEDGAYDDRLGELIQQARVLFRLNALDPIARQKVNSLRFVDEIEVYLAYQVKLRDRLDLQLIAPDMRFYEVSYVTEHDLTAAETQVRNQEEAGFADYLATHWQPWETVVSRIAPEAHAQMQVRLREAMDEEFPSRLEQRLADHHLTGDSEAEVHFGAQIREEIAREIKGALMRQVLGDRGLEL
- a CDS encoding type IV toxin-antitoxin system AbiEi family antitoxin → MMLRGRRTLASYLTDLLAGGRISFTRDEAIAELEVTSRGFLAAAKRLQKKGQLLNPRHGFYVVVPPQYLVRGAPPPQWYIDDLMEHEGHPYYVGLLKAAEIHGASHQAVMQFQIVTDKRMPKIRAGRSILSFFYRKEIGALSGAIVDHKTDTGRFKLSSPELTGLDLLRYMHVTGTIDSIATVLSDLGAKMKAHELQKLAPAFERSVIQRLGYLLDYVKHSQAAESLHAYLQNEKLLPWVELDPSKRSSKTRKPPERDTRWNVLVHRRPELDQ
- a CDS encoding nucleotidyl transferase AbiEii/AbiGii toxin family protein, with product MATKLRALLQRDKGRDLVDLAKAVALFDGLGSARIVELFGKYLGASGQAISRAEAEERMWAKLEDPSFLADVRPLLTADDAEDFDAEAERAAFVTVFTEFVKRIPGHAWAETSAMAKKFEMPELAST
- a CDS encoding cold-shock protein translates to MAMGIVKWFNSTKGYGFIRPEDGSADVFVHISAVEKAGYTTLEEGARVSYELKAGR